From Aquabacter sp. L1I39, the proteins below share one genomic window:
- a CDS encoding branched-chain amino acid ABC transporter permease produces MLAVIVSGLAIGALYASVALAYNVMFSTSKVLSVSTGQLCMLGGVFGAWFITGLGWPIWLALLGVIVLGAVFGLLTEVIAVRRVLALSDEHLWLLSTLALATMVQQAVGLWWGTEPRPFPRLFPQDFSAGVLDQKYWLPIALVLILVAALELFYRRTLWGKLFIATSEDAFAARARGIATDRVRALSYALAGIIGGLAGFAAGQLTFAYFALGLTLTLNGFIALAVGGLGSNLGALFGGIALGLLGAFATYFFGGEYQQTIAVGLLLLVLIVRPEGLLGAKRVRPV; encoded by the coding sequence ATGCTGGCCGTGATCGTCTCCGGGCTTGCGATCGGCGCGCTCTACGCATCGGTCGCCCTCGCCTACAATGTGATGTTCTCCACCTCCAAGGTGCTGAGCGTCTCCACCGGGCAATTGTGCATGCTGGGCGGCGTCTTCGGCGCCTGGTTCATCACCGGCCTTGGCTGGCCGATCTGGCTCGCGCTGCTGGGCGTCATCGTCCTCGGCGCGGTGTTCGGGCTGCTCACCGAGGTCATCGCCGTGCGGCGCGTGCTCGCGCTCTCCGACGAGCATTTGTGGCTGCTCTCAACCCTGGCGCTCGCCACAATGGTGCAGCAGGCGGTGGGCCTGTGGTGGGGCACCGAGCCCCGCCCCTTCCCGCGCCTCTTCCCACAGGACTTCTCGGCCGGGGTCCTCGACCAGAAATATTGGCTCCCCATCGCTTTGGTGCTGATCCTGGTGGCGGCATTGGAGCTGTTCTACCGGCGCACCCTGTGGGGCAAGCTCTTCATCGCCACCTCGGAGGATGCCTTCGCTGCCCGCGCCCGTGGGATCGCCACGGACCGGGTGCGCGCCCTCTCCTATGCGCTGGCCGGCATCATTGGCGGCCTTGCGGGCTTTGCCGCCGGGCAGCTCACCTTCGCCTATTTCGCCCTCGGCCTGACCTTGACGCTAAACGGCTTCATCGCCCTTGCCGTGGGGGGCCTTGGCAGCAATCTGGGGGCCTTGTTCGGCGGCATTGCGCTGGGGCTGCTGGGTGCCTTCGCGACCTATTTCTTCGGTGGCGAATACCAGCAGACCATCGCAGTGGGCCTTCTGCTTCTGGTCCTGATCGTGCGTCCCGAGGGCCTCCTCGGCGCCAAGCGCGTGAGGCCGGTGTGA
- a CDS encoding acetate--CoA ligase family protein — MRSGLDVALNPRSIAVIGASENPNKIGGRPLLYLSRFGYRGKVYPINPKRAEVQGLTTSPSLLDLPEAPEMAIIAVPGAAAVEALDACGKSGVKLALMMSSGFGETEGEDGAARQKDMVARARAQGMRVVGPNSQGLANFGTGAIASFSTMFIEAEPKDGPVGIVSQSGAMSVVPYGLLRGRGIGVRHAHATGNDCDVTVCELAMAVAEDPGVQLLLLYLESIPDPEHLAEAARIARRRGVPVIALKSGRTAAGQAAARSHTGALANEDTVVDAFLEEHGIWRAKDTSDLVMAAEVYLKGWKPEGRRLVAISNSGATCVLAADAATARGLSLEPLAPETREGLGAILPSFAATRNPVDITAALLTNSRLFSEILPVIAKDKAADAFFVGVPVAGAGYDVDAFARDTAAFAEATGKPVVVAAPQPSVAARFKAHGAPVFTGEAEAIQALSQLIGHHELMDRAERRQAGPVANVPARAGETILLNEAESLDFLRTSGIPVVPHRLCRTPKEALAALAELKGPVAVKGCSRDVAHKSELGLVHLGLTTPDEVENAFAACRQALENANASFDGVIVSRMVRGRREMLLGAHRDTVFGPVVVVGEGGKYVEALPDVALLLPPFDQRDVREALARLRIAPVLAGTRGESPVNLDTYCDAAVAVGALMRADDRIVSLDINPFMVGEGADMALDAVVFAVARTGL; from the coding sequence ATGCGCAGCGGCCTGGATGTCGCCCTCAATCCCCGATCCATCGCCGTGATTGGCGCCTCGGAGAACCCAAACAAGATTGGCGGGCGCCCGCTGCTCTATCTGTCGCGCTTCGGATACCGGGGGAAGGTCTATCCCATCAATCCGAAACGCGCGGAAGTCCAAGGGCTTACCACCTCCCCCTCGCTGCTTGACCTGCCCGAGGCACCGGAGATGGCCATCATCGCGGTACCCGGCGCGGCGGCGGTGGAGGCGCTCGATGCCTGCGGCAAGAGCGGGGTGAAGCTCGCCTTGATGATGAGCTCCGGCTTCGGCGAGACCGAGGGTGAGGATGGCGCGGCGCGCCAGAAGGACATGGTGGCGCGGGCGCGGGCGCAGGGCATGCGGGTGGTGGGGCCAAATTCGCAAGGGCTGGCCAATTTCGGCACCGGCGCCATCGCCTCCTTTTCCACCATGTTCATCGAGGCGGAGCCCAAGGACGGGCCGGTGGGCATCGTCAGCCAAAGCGGCGCCATGAGCGTGGTGCCCTATGGCCTGCTGAGGGGGCGCGGCATCGGCGTGCGCCATGCCCATGCGACCGGAAACGATTGTGACGTAACGGTTTGCGAGCTTGCCATGGCGGTGGCGGAGGACCCTGGCGTCCAGCTGCTGCTCCTCTATCTGGAGAGCATTCCCGACCCCGAGCACCTCGCCGAGGCCGCCCGCATCGCCCGCCGAAGGGGCGTGCCGGTGATCGCGCTGAAGTCCGGGCGCACGGCGGCGGGACAGGCGGCGGCGCGCTCGCACACCGGCGCTTTGGCCAATGAAGACACTGTGGTGGACGCGTTCCTGGAGGAGCACGGCATCTGGCGGGCCAAGGATACCAGTGACTTAGTGATGGCGGCCGAGGTCTATCTGAAGGGCTGGAAGCCGGAGGGGCGGCGGCTGGTGGCCATTTCCAATTCCGGGGCGACCTGCGTCCTGGCGGCGGATGCGGCGACCGCCCGGGGGCTGAGCCTGGAGCCGTTGGCACCGGAGACGCGGGAGGGGCTGGGCGCCATCCTGCCGAGCTTTGCGGCGACCCGGAACCCGGTGGACATCACCGCCGCCCTGCTCACCAACAGCCGCCTCTTCAGCGAAATTTTGCCTGTGATTGCAAAGGATAAGGCGGCGGACGCGTTCTTTGTCGGGGTGCCCGTGGCGGGCGCCGGCTATGATGTGGATGCCTTTGCCCGGGATACGGCGGCCTTTGCGGAGGCGACCGGAAAGCCGGTGGTGGTGGCGGCGCCCCAACCCTCGGTGGCGGCCCGCTTCAAGGCCCATGGCGCCCCGGTCTTCACCGGAGAAGCCGAGGCGATCCAAGCCCTTAGCCAGTTGATCGGGCATCACGAGCTGATGGACCGGGCCGAGCGGCGGCAGGCGGGGCCGGTGGCGAACGTGCCGGCCCGCGCGGGCGAGACGATCCTGCTCAACGAGGCGGAAAGCCTTGATTTCCTTCGCACTTCCGGCATTCCCGTGGTGCCGCACCGGCTCTGCCGGACGCCCAAGGAGGCTCTGGCGGCGCTCGCCGAGCTGAAGGGTCCGGTGGCGGTAAAGGGCTGCTCGCGGGATGTGGCGCACAAGTCGGAGCTGGGGCTCGTGCATCTCGGCCTGACCACCCCGGACGAGGTCGAAAATGCCTTCGCCGCCTGCCGCCAAGCCCTTGAAAACGCGAACGCTTCCTTCGATGGGGTGATCGTCTCCCGCATGGTCCGGGGGCGCCGGGAGATGCTCCTCGGGGCGCATCGGGATACCGTCTTTGGGCCGGTCGTGGTGGTGGGAGAGGGGGGGAAATATGTGGAGGCGCTGCCCGATGTCGCCCTCCTGCTGCCGCCCTTCGACCAGAGGGATGTGCGCGAGGCGCTCGCCAGGCTCCGCATCGCCCCGGTGCTCGCCGGCACGCGAGGAGAAAGCCCTGTAAATCTCGATACTTACTGCGACGCCGCGGTGGCCGTGGGCGCGCTCATGCGGGCGGATGACCGCATCGTTTCGCTGGACATCAACCCCTTCATGGTGGGCGAAGGGGCCGATATGGCCCTCGATGCCGTGGTGTTCGCGGTGGCCAGAACGGGCCTGTGA
- a CDS encoding ABC transporter ATP-binding protein, whose amino-acid sequence MTGLLARDVGKHFGGVVALDHVSLDLKGGEVHGLIGPNGSGKTTLLNLLCGYYRPDAGDIVLDGASLGGQPVQKRPRLGIARTFQKPRLLGSLTVLDNAMLGGWRDVTSGFIATALALSRSGREEREMRARATELLHGVGLGRVIERRANLLEHAEQRFLEIARALVLRPRFLLLDEPAGGLTGAEIDHLRRILAVVRDSGVGILLVEHHTDFVFRICDRVTTLDRGRIIKHGTPDEVRTDADVVRVYLGA is encoded by the coding sequence ATGACCGGACTTCTCGCCCGCGATGTGGGCAAGCATTTCGGCGGCGTGGTGGCGCTCGACCATGTCTCGCTGGACCTGAAGGGCGGCGAGGTCCATGGCCTTATCGGCCCCAATGGATCGGGCAAGACCACGCTGCTCAACCTGCTGTGCGGCTACTATCGCCCCGATGCCGGCGACATCGTACTGGATGGGGCAAGCCTCGGCGGGCAGCCGGTGCAGAAGCGCCCGCGCCTTGGCATTGCCCGCACCTTCCAGAAGCCGCGTTTGCTCGGCTCCTTGACCGTCTTGGACAATGCCATGCTGGGCGGCTGGCGGGACGTGACCTCGGGCTTCATCGCCACCGCCCTGGCCTTGTCCCGCTCGGGCCGGGAGGAGCGGGAGATGCGTGCCCGCGCCACCGAACTCCTGCATGGCGTCGGGCTCGGGCGGGTGATCGAGCGCCGCGCCAACCTCCTGGAGCATGCCGAGCAGCGGTTCCTGGAGATTGCCCGCGCGCTCGTTTTGCGGCCGCGCTTCCTGCTCCTGGACGAGCCGGCGGGCGGCCTGACCGGGGCGGAGATCGACCATCTGCGCCGCATCCTCGCCGTGGTGCGCGACAGCGGCGTGGGGATCCTGCTGGTGGAACACCATACCGACTTCGTGTTCCGCATTTGCGACCGCGTCACCACGCTCGATCGCGGCCGCATCATCAAGCACGGCACGCCCGACGAAGTCCGCACCGATGCGGACGTGGTCCGCGTCTATCTGGGAGCCTGA
- a CDS encoding ABC transporter substrate-binding protein: MPNFRLTEIGCAVTSSGQKIHKGLGREEHPMCVLSRSRAFFIGAMIFALPFSAQAQETIKIGWLSSLTGPLSSAAIAENQGVQFAVEEINKSGGILGKKIELLTRDTAGDPTKAVNLAQQLVFSDKVQFVIGPVNSGESLATIPIVARAGIPNIVIGSIDELIDPKKYPLAFRAINTNTQWIEGGNMYAIDVLRKKKVAVIGDTSGYGTSSAKTAAALLEKQGIKPVYSVLVDPNKTDLTDEMTKAKAAGADVVMPWTAATGLMARILNTRGDMGWDVPVVGHPAIMALPIKGLLNKPAYWKNAFAAGYTSTTFVDGKLPPRTQALIDKIKPEFGGKIDFTFWWVALGYDTVKIIEHAAKTANSLEPAKIKTALEGTKNLPGVYATYSWSPENHNGFPDSNIVANVADSFKDGCYDAAPMK, encoded by the coding sequence ATGCCGAATTTTCGTTTGACAGAAATCGGGTGCGCCGTAACGTCGAGTGGACAGAAGATCCACAAAGGACTCGGTCGGGAGGAACATCCAATGTGCGTGCTTTCACGCTCACGCGCCTTTTTCATCGGCGCGATGATCTTTGCTTTGCCTTTTTCTGCTCAGGCTCAGGAAACAATCAAGATCGGCTGGCTGTCTTCGCTGACCGGTCCGCTTTCGTCCGCCGCCATCGCGGAAAACCAGGGCGTGCAATTTGCCGTCGAGGAGATCAACAAGTCCGGCGGCATCCTGGGCAAGAAGATCGAGCTTCTGACCCGCGACACGGCGGGCGACCCGACCAAAGCGGTCAACCTCGCCCAGCAGCTGGTGTTCAGCGACAAGGTTCAGTTCGTTATCGGCCCCGTCAATTCGGGCGAGTCGCTCGCCACCATTCCCATCGTGGCGCGCGCGGGCATTCCTAACATCGTCATTGGTTCCATCGACGAGTTGATCGACCCGAAGAAGTATCCGCTGGCCTTCCGCGCGATCAACACGAATACACAATGGATCGAGGGCGGCAATATGTACGCCATCGACGTGTTGAGGAAGAAGAAGGTCGCCGTCATTGGCGACACGTCCGGCTACGGCACGTCGAGCGCCAAAACCGCCGCTGCCCTCCTGGAGAAACAGGGCATCAAGCCGGTTTATTCCGTCCTCGTCGATCCCAATAAGACCGACCTCACCGACGAAATGACCAAGGCCAAAGCGGCAGGGGCTGACGTAGTGATGCCCTGGACCGCCGCCACCGGCCTGATGGCGCGCATCCTCAACACCCGCGGCGACATGGGCTGGGACGTGCCCGTTGTTGGTCATCCCGCCATCATGGCGCTGCCCATCAAGGGCCTGCTGAACAAGCCGGCATACTGGAAGAATGCGTTTGCGGCCGGCTATACCAGCACCACCTTCGTGGACGGCAAGCTGCCGCCGCGCACCCAGGCCCTGATCGACAAGATCAAGCCCGAGTTCGGCGGCAAGATCGACTTTACCTTCTGGTGGGTGGCGCTCGGCTACGACACGGTCAAGATCATCGAGCATGCCGCCAAGACGGCCAATTCGCTCGAGCCCGCAAAGATCAAGACAGCCCTCGAAGGCACCAAGAACCTGCCCGGCGTCTACGCCACCTACTCCTGGTCGCCGGAGAACCATAACGGGTTCCCCGACAGCAACATCGTCGCCAATGTGGCCGACAGCTTCAAGGACGGCTGCTACGACGCCGCCCCGATGAAGTGA
- a CDS encoding IclR family transcriptional regulator yields the protein MPLNTAEAKPLSPARAPRAAGAQNDSNSIQKVCALLRALGAHAPQRLTELAASAGLNKVTALRILDTLVQENFVQRTPDGKGYVPGQEALAFSASQKRSDDVRELARASLVRLAEHSGDTALLSIRSGVESVCVERQEGSFPIRANYLNIGSRRPLGVGAGSMALLAYLPDREAEAVLDVLAPRLLPYPQVSIERLKDEAATARRRGYVMLLDFVIDKMGAIGVPVFDAHGRPIAALSIAGLTERIRDREEALAQALQREADLMKRELMSGMATPPVAGKRRKSTS from the coding sequence ATGCCCCTGAACACGGCCGAGGCCAAGCCCCTGTCGCCCGCCCGCGCCCCCCGCGCGGCGGGTGCGCAGAACGACAGCAATTCCATCCAGAAGGTGTGCGCGCTGCTGCGTGCGCTCGGCGCACATGCGCCCCAGCGCCTCACCGAGCTTGCCGCCTCCGCGGGGCTCAACAAGGTGACCGCGCTGCGCATCCTTGACACGCTGGTGCAGGAGAATTTCGTTCAGCGCACGCCGGACGGAAAAGGCTATGTACCCGGCCAGGAGGCCTTGGCCTTCTCCGCCTCGCAGAAGCGCTCGGACGACGTGCGCGAGCTGGCGCGGGCGAGCCTTGTGCGACTGGCGGAGCATTCGGGCGACACGGCGCTCCTGTCCATCCGCAGTGGCGTCGAATCCGTCTGCGTGGAGCGGCAGGAGGGCTCGTTTCCCATCCGTGCCAATTACTTGAACATTGGCAGCCGGCGCCCCCTTGGCGTCGGCGCCGGCAGCATGGCGCTTCTCGCCTACCTGCCGGACCGGGAGGCCGAAGCGGTGCTCGACGTCCTGGCACCAAGGCTCCTGCCCTATCCGCAGGTCTCCATCGAGCGCCTGAAGGACGAGGCCGCCACCGCCCGCCGACGCGGCTATGTGATGCTGCTCGACTTCGTCATCGACAAGATGGGCGCCATCGGCGTGCCGGTCTTCGATGCCCATGGCCGGCCCATCGCGGCCCTCTCCATTGCTGGCCTCACCGAGCGCATCCGCGACCGCGAGGAGGCGCTCGCCCAGGCCCTCCAGCGGGAAGCGGACCTGATGAAACGGGAATTGATGTCTGGCATGGCGACGCCGCCTGTCGCCGGAAAACGCAGGAAATCCACCTCATGA
- a CDS encoding thiolase family protein, with translation MSFITGAGHTAYGRREGCDTLALMSEAAQTALDDAGLVRADIDGLITGYSTTLPHLMLSTVFAEHFGLTPDYAHAIQLGGATGFAMVMLAHRLVQSGAARNILVVAGENRLTGQTRDAAVQTLAQVGHPIYEVPLGPTIPAYYGLVASRYMHEFGLREEDLAELSVLMRRNAVRHPGAQLRTPVTVADVMASKPIATPLKFLDCCPVSDGGAALIVSREPLGGPAVRVIGAAQAHTHQHITAAPSLTHFGAKASTAKALAEADISLSDIGYAAIYDSFTITLAILLEEIGLAPRGQSGRLARDGHFDSDGALPLNTHGGLLSYGHCGVGGAMAHLVEARLQMLSRAGDRQITRDAALALLHGDGGVLSSHVSLVLERAT, from the coding sequence ATGAGCTTTATCACCGGCGCCGGCCACACCGCCTACGGCCGGCGCGAGGGCTGCGACACGCTCGCGCTGATGAGCGAGGCCGCGCAGACCGCCCTCGACGATGCCGGACTGGTGCGCGCCGACATTGACGGCCTCATCACCGGCTATTCCACCACCTTGCCTCACCTCATGCTGTCCACCGTCTTTGCCGAGCATTTCGGCCTGACGCCGGACTATGCCCATGCCATTCAATTGGGCGGTGCCACCGGCTTTGCCATGGTGATGCTGGCTCACCGGCTGGTGCAATCGGGCGCGGCGCGCAACATCCTGGTGGTGGCGGGCGAAAACCGGCTCACCGGCCAGACCCGGGATGCAGCCGTGCAGACCCTCGCCCAGGTGGGTCACCCGATCTACGAAGTGCCGCTGGGGCCGACCATTCCCGCCTATTACGGCCTCGTCGCCTCCCGATACATGCACGAATTCGGCCTGAGGGAAGAGGATCTGGCGGAACTCTCCGTTCTCATGCGCCGCAACGCGGTTCGCCATCCCGGCGCACAGTTGCGCACGCCCGTCACGGTGGCCGATGTGATGGCCTCCAAGCCCATCGCCACGCCACTGAAGTTCCTGGATTGCTGCCCCGTCTCCGACGGCGGAGCCGCGCTTATCGTGAGCCGGGAGCCTCTCGGCGGCCCGGCGGTGCGGGTGATCGGTGCCGCCCAAGCCCACACCCACCAGCATATCACCGCCGCTCCGAGCCTGACCCATTTCGGCGCCAAGGCGAGCACCGCCAAGGCCTTGGCGGAGGCCGATATTTCGCTCTCCGACATCGGCTATGCGGCGATCTATGACAGCTTCACCATCACGCTTGCCATCCTCCTGGAGGAGATCGGCCTTGCCCCGCGCGGGCAGTCCGGGCGGCTCGCCCGCGACGGACATTTCGACAGCGACGGGGCCCTGCCCCTCAACACCCATGGCGGGCTCCTGAGCTACGGCCATTGCGGCGTGGGCGGGGCCATGGCGCACCTGGTGGAGGCTCGCCTGCAGATGCTGAGCCGCGCCGGCGACCGCCAGATCACCAGGGACGCCGCCCTGGCGCTGCTTCATGGCGATGGCGGCGTGCTGTCCTCCCACGTCTCGCTGGTCCTGGAGCGCGCAACATGA
- a CDS encoding Zn-ribbon domain-containing OB-fold protein encodes MSDETSFSGDWTKGQPALAFQACRPCGHRWLFARSFCPNCGSKDVETRAASGRGTVHAATLVVRAPSEDLRAQAPYCIVLVDAEEGFRLMAHAAPGVAIGDAVAASFRPFGAGLVPYFERVE; translated from the coding sequence ATGAGCGATGAAACCTCGTTTTCCGGCGACTGGACCAAAGGCCAGCCTGCCCTTGCCTTCCAAGCCTGTCGGCCCTGCGGGCATCGCTGGCTGTTCGCCCGCAGCTTCTGCCCAAACTGCGGTTCCAAAGACGTGGAAACCCGCGCCGCCAGCGGGCGTGGGACGGTGCATGCGGCGACCCTGGTCGTCCGCGCACCGTCCGAGGACCTGCGCGCCCAGGCGCCCTATTGCATCGTCCTCGTCGATGCCGAGGAGGGCTTCCGCCTGATGGCCCATGCGGCCCCTGGCGTCGCCATTGGCGATGCGGTTGCCGCCAGCTTCCGGCCTTTCGGCGCCGGGCTTGTTCCCTATTTTGAACGCGTGGAGTAA
- a CDS encoding tripartite tricarboxylate transporter substrate binding protein has protein sequence MINRRTFLLAAGAAGALPVLPEIARADTWPSRPVKVIVPYPPGGSTDITARLVMEKVAPLIGQPVVIDNRAGAGGNLGMDAAARSAPDGYTFAVATTAHAINMTLFTNLTYHILDNFTPVALLTENPLMLVVPTSSPFKTVKDLIAAAKAEPGKINFATSGVGQSTHLAAELFATMAGIKMTHVPYKGSAPAIADVIAGHVQLIFDTTQSALPYVKEGRLRALGVTSTERIPLAPDVPTIAEAGLPGYEATAWNGLVAPKGTPAEIVTRMNAEVEKVLALPEVKTRFADLGAVCPPSTPESFRAYVAAQITKWGAVVKASGAKVD, from the coding sequence ATGATCAACCGTCGCACGTTTTTGCTCGCCGCCGGCGCCGCCGGCGCCCTCCCCGTCCTGCCCGAAATCGCCCGCGCGGACACCTGGCCGAGCCGCCCGGTGAAGGTCATCGTGCCCTATCCGCCGGGGGGCTCCACCGACATCACGGCCCGCCTCGTCATGGAGAAGGTGGCCCCCCTCATCGGCCAGCCGGTGGTCATCGACAACCGGGCGGGGGCGGGCGGGAATCTGGGCATGGACGCGGCGGCCCGCTCCGCGCCCGATGGCTATACCTTCGCGGTGGCCACCACCGCCCATGCCATCAACATGACCCTGTTCACCAACCTGACCTACCACATCCTCGACAATTTCACGCCGGTGGCCCTCCTCACCGAGAACCCGCTGATGCTGGTGGTGCCCACGTCCTCGCCCTTCAAGACGGTGAAGGACCTGATCGCGGCGGCGAAGGCCGAGCCGGGCAAGATCAATTTCGCCACCTCCGGGGTGGGCCAGTCCACGCACCTGGCAGCCGAGCTGTTCGCCACCATGGCCGGCATCAAGATGACCCATGTGCCCTATAAGGGCAGCGCGCCGGCCATCGCCGATGTCATTGCCGGCCATGTGCAATTGATCTTCGACACCACCCAGTCCGCCCTTCCCTATGTGAAGGAGGGCCGGCTGCGGGCGCTGGGGGTCACCTCCACCGAACGCATCCCGCTCGCCCCCGATGTGCCCACCATCGCGGAGGCCGGCCTGCCCGGCTATGAGGCCACCGCCTGGAACGGCCTCGTCGCCCCCAAGGGCACGCCGGCCGAGATCGTCACCCGCATGAATGCCGAGGTGGAAAAGGTGCTGGCCCTGCCGGAGGTGAAGACCCGCTTCGCGGACCTCGGCGCCGTCTGCCCCCCCTCGACGCCCGAGAGCTTCCGCGCCTATGTGGCGGCGCAGATCACCAAATGGGGCGCGGTGGTGAAGGCTTCGGGGGCGAAGGTGGATTGA
- a CDS encoding branched-chain amino acid ABC transporter permease — protein sequence MHASLRLPALVGGIAVLAALPFWTSDLYQLHLAALIGAYWVLVSGLNLVVGYAGQLSIGHVGLLAVGAYAFAILAGSLGWNPELAMLACGALGGFAGALLGLPSLRLPGFYFAMATMAFALIVAEMTLAHGDLTGGGTGLSVPFFSAPFDTPWGQYWLVLIVGILVSWLTWNVASRMWGRALIAVRDSEVAAASLGIGIFRLKLTVFIFSGVTAGVAGALFASLQSYITPDTFVFEMGLFFFVCIIIGGRGSIIGPFVGVVILTALPELVAPLAKLGHFFYGLTLLLVVLLVPDGIGRLLERIISFGRHNAQESFAIEPDLPRLSRALDGKAGVP from the coding sequence ATGCATGCCTCCCTTCGCCTCCCCGCGCTTGTGGGCGGCATCGCTGTGCTGGCGGCCCTGCCCTTTTGGACCTCGGACCTCTATCAGCTCCATCTGGCGGCGCTGATCGGCGCCTATTGGGTGCTGGTGTCCGGCCTCAATTTGGTGGTCGGCTATGCCGGCCAGCTCTCCATCGGCCATGTGGGCCTGTTGGCGGTCGGTGCCTATGCCTTCGCCATTCTCGCCGGCTCCCTGGGCTGGAACCCGGAACTGGCCATGCTGGCTTGCGGCGCCCTGGGCGGCTTTGCGGGCGCACTCCTGGGCCTGCCCTCGCTCCGCCTGCCCGGCTTCTATTTCGCCATGGCCACCATGGCCTTTGCGCTCATTGTCGCCGAGATGACGCTGGCGCACGGCGACCTCACCGGCGGCGGCACGGGCCTGTCCGTGCCCTTCTTCTCGGCGCCCTTCGACACGCCCTGGGGGCAATATTGGCTGGTGCTCATCGTCGGCATCCTTGTCAGCTGGCTCACCTGGAACGTGGCAAGCCGCATGTGGGGGCGTGCCCTCATCGCGGTGCGCGACAGCGAGGTGGCGGCGGCTTCGCTGGGCATCGGCATCTTCCGGCTGAAGCTCACCGTCTTCATCTTCTCCGGCGTCACCGCCGGGGTGGCAGGCGCCCTCTTCGCGTCGTTGCAGAGCTACATCACGCCAGACACCTTCGTCTTCGAAATGGGCCTTTTCTTCTTCGTCTGCATCATCATTGGCGGGCGCGGCAGCATCATCGGTCCCTTCGTGGGCGTGGTGATCCTCACCGCCTTGCCGGAACTGGTCGCGCCGCTGGCCAAGCTCGGCCACTTCTTCTACGGCCTGACCTTGCTTCTGGTGGTGCTGCTGGTGCCGGACGGCATTGGCCGCCTGCTGGAGCGCATCATCTCGTTCGGCCGACACAACGCGCAGGAGAGCTTCGCCATCGAGCCTGACCTGCCCCGCCTCTCCCGCGCCCTCGACGGGAAGGCAGGTGTGCCATGA
- a CDS encoding ABC transporter ATP-binding protein has translation MLAANRPGTPLLEVDNLHVAYGKAEVVHGVSFTVQRGEFVVLLGRNGAGKSTILHAISGLIPKRAGTVTFAGVNVTRASARDIVRAGMVQVLEGHRVFTSLSVEDNLLIGAYSGAITDRAVLEPIYETFPELAERRHQQASRLSGGQQQILAVGQGMAAKPALLILDEPSGGLAPLVVDRILDVASALCRTGIAVLLVEQLVEKALRHASFGYLLETGRIGGAGSAAELQDSALLRRVYLGGVEVD, from the coding sequence ATGCTCGCCGCCAATCGTCCCGGCACGCCGCTTCTCGAGGTGGACAACCTCCATGTGGCCTATGGCAAGGCCGAGGTGGTGCACGGGGTCTCCTTCACCGTGCAGCGGGGGGAGTTCGTGGTGCTGCTGGGCCGCAACGGCGCTGGCAAGAGCACCATCCTGCACGCCATATCCGGGCTCATCCCCAAGCGCGCCGGCACGGTGACCTTCGCGGGCGTCAACGTCACCCGCGCCAGTGCGCGTGACATCGTACGGGCAGGGATGGTGCAGGTTCTGGAAGGGCACCGCGTCTTCACCTCGCTCTCGGTAGAGGACAATCTCCTCATCGGCGCCTATTCCGGCGCGATCACCGACCGCGCGGTGCTGGAACCCATCTACGAGACCTTCCCGGAGCTGGCGGAGCGGCGCCACCAGCAGGCCTCGCGGCTATCCGGCGGCCAGCAGCAGATCCTCGCCGTGGGCCAGGGCATGGCGGCCAAGCCGGCACTGCTGATCCTAGACGAACCCTCGGGCGGCCTCGCGCCCCTTGTGGTGGACCGCATCCTTGATGTGGCGAGCGCCCTTTGCCGCACCGGCATTGCCGTGCTGCTGGTGGAGCAATTGGTGGAAAAGGCCCTGCGCCACGCTTCCTTCGGCTATCTGCTTGAGACAGGACGCATCGGTGGCGCGGGCAGTGCCGCCGAACTGCAGGACAGCGCCCTCCTGCGCCGCGTCTATCTCGGCGGCGTCGAGGTCGACTGA